A single region of the Massilia sp. erpn genome encodes:
- a CDS encoding dynamin family protein: MARDLEHYSAWRLGVAKTVQAYRTWLAGTPLADAAAEQRLARALARLADDKMSVAFVAEFSRGKSELINAIFFADYGQRILPSAAGRTTMCPTELQYDPAWPACIRLLPIETRAAKLSTSDYRDDAAAWTMLPLNLEAADEMQQVFKQVSRTRQVSVDEARNYGLYDENDPDLAATLDAQGLVEISLWRHAIINFPHPLLKQGLVILDTPGLNAIGTEPELTLNLIPHAHAVLFILAADTGVTKSDIEVWRQHIGGGAGRLVVLNKIDSMWDALRSDAEVDGEITRQQEHAAHMLALRPDQVFPVSAQKALVGKITGDQALLAKSRMLELERALFDELIPAKKDIIRQRLAGDLTALGAAQQAMVAARMRGLVEQLHELRSLRGKNQSVIAHMMRRVDAEKKEFDASLFKLQGTRAVFTRLSTELYDSLGMDMLRDHVHEVRAAMGNSAFSTGMREAVRVFFAALRADLQLSEQKVEEIHGMMDAMYRQFSSEHGIALALPMAFSLERYRREIADIENVYHKQFGAAAMLTTSRLSLMERFFDSIASAVKRCFKAANADAEAWLKVIMAPLEAQIRQHKEQLKHRLAAVQRIHEASDSLEQKIAAFEASQAELEQQKARLAELAGDISIALQAEFVALDAAA, from the coding sequence ATGGCGAGAGACCTGGAGCACTACAGCGCATGGCGTCTGGGCGTGGCCAAGACGGTGCAGGCTTACCGCACCTGGCTGGCCGGCACGCCGCTGGCCGACGCCGCCGCCGAACAGCGCCTGGCGCGCGCGCTGGCACGCCTGGCCGACGACAAGATGTCGGTGGCCTTCGTGGCCGAATTCTCGCGCGGCAAATCGGAACTGATCAACGCCATCTTCTTCGCCGATTACGGCCAGCGCATCCTGCCTTCGGCGGCCGGGCGCACCACCATGTGCCCCACCGAACTGCAATACGATCCGGCCTGGCCTGCCTGCATCCGCCTGCTGCCGATCGAGACGCGCGCCGCCAAGCTTTCCACCAGCGATTACCGCGACGATGCCGCCGCCTGGACCATGCTGCCGCTGAACCTGGAGGCGGCCGACGAGATGCAGCAGGTGTTCAAACAGGTCAGCCGCACCCGCCAGGTGAGCGTGGACGAGGCGCGCAACTACGGCCTGTATGACGAGAACGATCCCGACCTGGCCGCCACGCTCGACGCGCAGGGTCTGGTCGAAATCTCGCTGTGGCGCCACGCCATCATCAATTTCCCGCATCCGCTGCTGAAGCAAGGCCTGGTGATCCTCGATACGCCCGGCCTGAACGCCATCGGCACCGAACCGGAACTGACGCTGAACCTGATCCCGCATGCGCATGCCGTGCTGTTCATCCTGGCCGCCGATACCGGCGTGACCAAGAGCGATATCGAAGTCTGGCGCCAGCATATCGGCGGCGGCGCGGGCCGGCTGGTGGTGCTGAACAAGATCGACAGCATGTGGGACGCCTTGCGCAGCGACGCCGAAGTCGATGGCGAGATCACGCGCCAGCAGGAGCATGCGGCGCATATGCTGGCCTTGCGGCCGGACCAGGTGTTTCCGGTCTCGGCGCAGAAGGCGCTGGTGGGCAAGATCACGGGCGACCAGGCCCTGCTCGCCAAGAGCCGCATGCTGGAGCTGGAGCGCGCCCTGTTCGACGAGCTGATTCCGGCCAAGAAGGACATCATCCGCCAGCGCCTGGCCGGCGATCTCACGGCCCTGGGCGCCGCGCAGCAGGCCATGGTGGCGGCACGCATGCGCGGCCTGGTCGAACAACTGCATGAACTGCGCAGCCTGCGCGGCAAGAACCAGAGCGTGATCGCGCATATGATGCGGCGCGTCGACGCCGAGAAAAAGGAGTTCGACGCCAGCCTGTTCAAGCTGCAGGGCACGCGCGCCGTCTTCACCCGCCTGTCCACCGAGCTGTATGACAGCCTGGGCATGGATATGCTGCGCGACCATGTGCACGAGGTGCGCGCGGCCATGGGCAACAGCGCCTTCTCCACCGGCATGCGCGAGGCGGTGCGCGTATTCTTCGCCGCGCTGCGCGCCGACCTGCAGTTATCGGAACAGAAAGTGGAGGAAATCCACGGCATGATGGATGCGATGTACCGCCAGTTTTCCAGCGAACACGGGATCGCGCTGGCCCTGCCCATGGCGTTTTCGCTGGAACGCTACCGGCGGGAGATCGCCGACATCGAAAACGTTTATCATAAGCAGTTTGGCGCCGCCGCCATGCTGACCACCTCGCGCCTGTCGCTGATGGAGCGCTTCTTCGACTCGATCGCCTCGGCCGTCAAGCGCTGCTTCAAGGCGGCCAATGCCGACGCCGAAGCCTGGCTGAAAGTCATCATGGCGCCGCTGGAAGCGCAGATCCGCCAGCACAAGGAGCAGCTGAAGCACCGGCTGGCCGCCGTGCAGCGCATCCACGAGGCGAGCGACAGCCTGGAACAGAAGATCGCCGCCTTCGAGGCCAGCCAGGCGGAACTGGAACAGCAGAAAGCCCGCCTGGCCGAGCTGGCGGGCGATATCAGCATCGCCCTGCAGGCCGAATTCGTGGCGCTGGACGCCGCCGCATAA
- the mutY gene encoding A/G-specific adenine glycosylase, translating into MLHEDFADPSFSAAVIGWQKAHGRHALPWQNTRDAYLIWLSEIMLQQTQVSAVLGYYARFLERFPTLRELAAAPVEDVMAQWSGLGYYTRARNLHRCAQQVVAQYDGVFPSDPALLAELPGIGRSTAAAISAFSSGTRAAIMDGNVKRVFARVFGIATFPGEKKTEQAMWRRAEALLPASGIESYTQGLMDMGATLCTRSSPDCARCPMQQRCVAHLTQRTKDLPVRKPKKATPEKHATLLLIVDKGEVLLEQRPASGIWGGLLSLPELDGHNLAEDDEEQPAIDQTALVRAMQPFGEMESQERLMTVTHVFTHYKLHIAPLLITLARREPLAGEARYQWLDTGRVADAALPAPVKKLLLELLGDRANSQARMF; encoded by the coding sequence TTGCTTCACGAAGACTTTGCAGACCCCAGTTTTTCCGCCGCCGTGATCGGCTGGCAGAAAGCCCACGGACGCCACGCCCTGCCGTGGCAAAACACGCGCGACGCCTACCTGATCTGGCTGTCGGAAATCATGTTGCAGCAGACCCAGGTGTCGGCCGTGCTGGGTTATTACGCGCGCTTTCTGGAGCGTTTCCCCACACTGCGCGAGCTGGCCGCGGCGCCGGTGGAGGACGTGATGGCGCAGTGGAGCGGCCTCGGTTACTACACCCGGGCGCGCAATCTGCACCGCTGCGCGCAGCAGGTGGTGGCGCAGTACGATGGCGTCTTCCCCTCCGACCCGGCCCTGCTGGCCGAGCTGCCTGGCATCGGACGCTCGACGGCGGCGGCGATTTCCGCCTTCTCCAGCGGCACGCGCGCCGCCATCATGGACGGCAATGTGAAACGCGTGTTTGCGCGGGTGTTCGGCATCGCTACCTTCCCGGGCGAAAAAAAGACCGAGCAAGCCATGTGGCGGCGCGCCGAAGCCCTGCTGCCGGCCAGCGGCATCGAGTCCTATACCCAGGGGCTGATGGACATGGGCGCGACGCTGTGCACGCGCAGCAGCCCCGATTGCGCGCGCTGCCCGATGCAGCAGCGCTGCGTGGCGCACCTGACGCAGCGCACCAAGGATCTGCCGGTGCGCAAGCCGAAGAAAGCCACGCCGGAAAAGCACGCGACCCTGCTGCTGATCGTGGACAAGGGCGAAGTGCTGCTGGAGCAGCGTCCCGCCAGCGGCATCTGGGGTGGCCTGCTGTCGCTGCCGGAACTCGATGGCCACAATCTGGCCGAGGATGATGAGGAGCAGCCGGCAATCGACCAGACCGCGCTGGTGCGCGCCATGCAGCCTTTCGGCGAGATGGAGTCGCAGGAGCGGCTGATGACCGTGACCCACGTCTTCACCCACTACAAGCTGCATATCGCGCCGCTGCTGATCACGCTGGCGCGCCGCGAGCCGCTGGCCGGCGAGGCGCGCTACCAATGGCTGGACACGGGCCGCGTGGCCGACGCCGCCCTGCCCGCGCCGGTCAAGAAGCTGCTGCTGGAATTGCTGGGCGACCGGGCGAATAGCCAGGCGCGCATGTTTTAG
- a CDS encoding deoxyguanosinetriphosphate triphosphohydrolase — MEESLAPYAAHSDLGRGRRAPETPHASRSQFQRDRDRIIHSTAFRRLEYKTQVFLNHEGDLFRTRLTHSLEVAQIGRSLARNLRLNEDLVEAIALAHDLGHTPFGHVGQDVLNECMKEHGGFEHNLQSLRVVDQLEQQYGAFDGLNLMFETREGILKHCSLHNARLLGEVAQRFLDRSQPSLEAQLTNLADEIAYNSHDIDDGLRSGLISIAQLEQVDFFARLWREVQAVYPGLAGRRAIYETLRRLITALADDLIATSGERIREAAPRSIEEVRAAPPLIRFSDQMRKDATELKRFLRENLYRHYKVNRMRLKASRMLRELYDAFTADAFLLPPDYREPSGDASLQARRIADYIAGMTDRYAIQVHRRLYSLEEL, encoded by the coding sequence ATGGAAGAAAGCCTCGCCCCTTACGCCGCGCATTCGGACCTGGGGCGTGGCCGCCGCGCCCCGGAAACCCCGCACGCCTCGCGCAGCCAGTTCCAGCGCGACCGCGACCGCATCATCCATTCCACCGCCTTCCGCCGGCTCGAATACAAGACCCAGGTCTTCCTCAACCACGAGGGCGACCTGTTCCGCACCCGCCTCACGCACAGCCTGGAGGTGGCCCAGATCGGCCGCTCGCTGGCGCGCAATTTGCGCCTGAATGAAGACCTGGTGGAAGCCATCGCCCTGGCGCATGACCTGGGCCATACGCCCTTCGGCCACGTGGGACAGGATGTGCTGAACGAGTGCATGAAGGAGCATGGCGGCTTCGAGCACAATCTGCAAAGCCTGCGTGTGGTCGACCAGCTGGAACAGCAGTATGGCGCTTTCGATGGCTTGAACCTGATGTTCGAAACGCGCGAGGGCATCCTCAAGCACTGCTCGCTGCACAATGCGCGCCTGCTGGGCGAGGTGGCGCAGCGCTTCCTCGACCGCAGCCAGCCCTCGCTGGAAGCCCAGCTCACCAATCTGGCCGACGAAATCGCCTACAACAGCCACGATATCGACGATGGCCTGCGTTCGGGGCTGATCAGCATCGCCCAGCTGGAGCAGGTGGATTTCTTCGCCCGCCTGTGGCGCGAGGTGCAGGCGGTGTATCCGGGCCTGGCCGGCCGCCGCGCCATTTACGAAACCCTGCGCCGCCTGATCACGGCCCTGGCCGACGACCTGATCGCCACCTCCGGCGAACGTATCCGCGAAGCCGCGCCGCGCAGCATCGAGGAAGTACGCGCCGCGCCGCCGCTGATCCGCTTCTCCGACCAGATGCGCAAGGATGCGACGGAACTCAAGCGCTTCCTGCGCGAGAATCTCTACCGCCACTACAAGGTCAACCGCATGCGCCTGAAAGCGAGCCGCATGCTGCGCGAGCTGTACGACGCCTTCACCGCCGACGCCTTCCTGCTGCCGCCCGATTACCGCGAACCGTCCGGCGACGCCAGCCTGCAGGCGCGCCGCATCGCCGACTACATCGCCGGCATGACCGACCGCTACGCCATCCAGGTGCACCGCCGGCTGTATTCTCTGGAAGAGCTCTGA
- the aroKB gene encoding bifunctional shikimate kinase/3-dehydroquinate synthase AroKB: MQNVFLVGLMGAGKTTIGRILARKLGMRFVDSDHEIESRTGASIPLIFEIEGEQSFRRREAEVIRDLTAEEGIVLATGGGAILNPDNRAVLRERGTVIYLRASINSILARTSHDKNRPLLQTADPRRKLEELMAQREPLYLEMADLVIDTGRPNVQSMVQIIMNQLDALACEAAPNCVTQAEPSMNEQSNILLNVDLGERSYPISIGPALLDDPSLLLRHVAGGKVAIVSNTTVAPLYLERVRAPLAAAGKEVIAIVLEDGEEFKNWSSLMKIFDALLANKCDRKTTLIALGGGVIGDMTGFAAASYMRGVDFIQVPTTLLSQVDSSVGGKTGINHPLGKNMIGAFYQPQVVLADTSTLETLPERELSAGLAEVIKHGAIIDAAFFDWIEANIGKLMARDKGALAYAIARSCEIKSDVVRQDEREGGLRAILNFGHTFGHAIEAGMGYGAWLHGEAVGCGMVMAAELSQRMGFIDAEAVARMRALVAAAGLPVQAPDLGTQRWLELMEVDKKNEGGAIKFILLKPVGSPCITTAPQELLLDTIAACVC, from the coding sequence ATGCAAAATGTGTTTTTGGTAGGACTGATGGGGGCGGGGAAAACGACCATTGGCCGCATCCTCGCCCGCAAACTGGGCATGCGCTTCGTCGATTCCGATCACGAGATCGAGTCGCGCACCGGCGCATCCATCCCCTTGATCTTCGAGATCGAAGGCGAACAGAGTTTCCGCCGCCGCGAAGCCGAAGTAATCCGCGACCTGACGGCGGAAGAGGGCATTGTGCTGGCCACGGGCGGCGGTGCCATCCTCAATCCGGACAATCGCGCCGTGCTGCGCGAGCGCGGCACGGTGATCTATCTGCGTGCCAGCATCAACAGCATCCTGGCGCGCACCAGCCATGACAAGAACCGCCCCCTGCTGCAGACGGCCGATCCGCGCAGGAAGCTGGAAGAATTGATGGCGCAGCGCGAACCGCTCTACCTGGAAATGGCAGATCTGGTGATCGATACCGGCCGTCCTAACGTACAATCGATGGTTCAGATTATTATGAACCAGCTCGACGCGCTGGCCTGCGAGGCGGCGCCGAACTGTGTCACGCAGGCGGAACCCTCGATGAACGAACAATCCAACATCCTTCTCAATGTCGATCTGGGCGAGCGCAGCTACCCGATCTCCATCGGCCCGGCCCTGCTGGACGATCCCTCCCTGCTGCTGCGCCATGTGGCCGGCGGCAAGGTCGCCATCGTCAGCAATACCACCGTGGCGCCGCTTTACCTGGAGCGCGTGCGCGCGCCGCTGGCCGCCGCCGGCAAGGAAGTCATCGCCATCGTGCTCGAAGATGGAGAGGAATTCAAGAACTGGTCCAGCCTGATGAAAATCTTCGATGCGCTGCTGGCCAATAAATGCGACCGCAAGACCACCCTGATCGCCCTCGGCGGCGGCGTGATCGGCGACATGACCGGCTTTGCCGCCGCCAGCTATATGCGCGGCGTGGATTTCATCCAGGTGCCGACCACGCTGCTGTCCCAGGTCGATTCCTCGGTGGGCGGCAAGACCGGCATCAACCACCCGCTGGGCAAGAATATGATCGGCGCGTTTTATCAGCCGCAAGTGGTGCTGGCCGATACCTCGACCCTGGAAACCCTGCCCGAGCGCGAACTGTCGGCCGGCCTGGCGGAAGTCATCAAGCACGGCGCCATCATCGACGCCGCCTTCTTCGACTGGATCGAGGCAAACATCGGCAAGCTGATGGCGCGCGACAAGGGCGCCCTGGCTTACGCCATTGCCCGCTCCTGCGAAATCAAGTCGGACGTGGTACGCCAGGACGAGCGCGAAGGTGGCCTGCGCGCCATTCTGAACTTCGGCCACACCTTCGGCCACGCCATCGAGGCGGGCATGGGCTATGGCGCCTGGCTGCACGGCGAAGCCGTCGGCTGCGGCATGGTGATGGCGGCCGAGCTGTCACAGCGCATGGGCTTTATCGATGCCGAGGCCGTGGCGCGCATGCGCGCCCTGGTGGCCGCCGCCGGCCTGCCGGTGCAGGCGCCCGACCTGGGCACGCAACGCTGGCTGGAACTGATGGAAGTGGACAAGAAGAACGAGGGTGGCGCCATCAAGTTCATCCTGCTGAAACCGGTGGGCAGTCCCTGCATCACCACCGCGCCGCAGGAGCTGCTGCTCGATACCATTGCCGCCTGCGTGTGTTAA
- a CDS encoding Ig-like domain-containing protein has product MQKLPTWLGLLASFSLLSLMAACGGGGGSPGTNFNGQQPSRASTVVLTASAATIPSSGQDGTEVTLTAVVKDGSNNVLPGETVTFKSSSGNISATNRVTDTDGKVVEKLNVKGDASARDITITASAGGSTSNTVTVKVVTATPTVVLTADSGTLQSAGATGAEVALVALVKDSNNSVMPGVKVDLSADSGSLTTTSRITDANGRVTEKLSTGGDPSSRAIKVTASVQGATPTTAVVNVIGTRLQVNASGTVNVGGSSDVTVKLVDSAGNALIGKPVSFSSSINQIVVKDGGAAVTNSAGQLILSYAASAAGGDTIVVRALGETATAPITVSASVLTVTVVSGQTVFINACHPVAVHSDTGTAVTLNTSRGNFYSDAGCTSALSGALALSGGNGSAFLSATSPGQATLTVTNTASGATAQSPVEFVAPLSGVDTINVQADPAVVAANAPGSSSQQVALRAVVRDGAVSNNLVKGAQVAFSILADPSGGQLTQPSVVTTGSDGAATVSYVAGTSTTAVDGVQIMARLIGGSNASAIARLTVGRRSLFISAGTGNTVQTPDAATYRMDYSVFVSDAAGAAVPGVNLTASIKPRFYYKGFLAFQGSDGPWAPSLYVQCANEDSDGSGIYSVAKDINGNGRLDPGIPLTITATAVSDARGQATISLSYPRDRVYWVDADMTIRGQVAGTEARYVGYVSLIGLATDYNNKDLIPPGQTSPYGKANVCTNPN; this is encoded by the coding sequence ATGCAGAAACTCCCCACCTGGCTTGGCCTGCTGGCCTCGTTCAGCCTCCTCAGCCTCATGGCCGCCTGCGGCGGCGGCGGCGGTTCCCCCGGCACGAATTTCAATGGACAGCAGCCCTCCAGGGCCAGCACGGTGGTGCTGACGGCCAGCGCGGCCACCATTCCTTCCTCCGGCCAGGATGGCACCGAAGTCACGCTGACGGCGGTGGTCAAGGACGGCAGCAATAATGTGCTGCCGGGAGAGACCGTGACCTTCAAATCCAGCTCCGGCAATATCAGCGCCACCAACCGCGTCACCGATACCGATGGCAAGGTGGTGGAAAAACTCAATGTCAAAGGCGACGCCAGCGCGCGCGACATCACCATCACGGCCAGCGCCGGCGGTTCCACTTCGAACACCGTCACCGTCAAGGTGGTGACGGCCACGCCCACCGTGGTGCTGACGGCCGATTCCGGCACCCTGCAGTCGGCCGGCGCCACCGGCGCCGAAGTCGCCCTGGTGGCCCTGGTCAAGGATTCCAACAACAGCGTGATGCCGGGCGTGAAGGTCGACCTCTCGGCCGATTCCGGCAGCTTGACCACCACCTCGCGCATCACCGACGCCAATGGCCGCGTCACGGAAAAACTCAGCACCGGCGGCGATCCCAGTTCGCGCGCCATCAAGGTCACGGCCTCGGTGCAGGGCGCCACGCCCACCACGGCCGTGGTGAACGTGATCGGCACCCGGCTGCAGGTGAACGCCAGCGGCACGGTGAATGTGGGCGGCAGCAGCGATGTGACGGTCAAGCTGGTCGATTCCGCAGGCAATGCCCTGATCGGCAAGCCGGTCAGCTTCAGCTCATCGATCAACCAGATCGTGGTCAAGGATGGCGGCGCCGCCGTCACCAACTCGGCCGGCCAGCTGATTCTCAGCTATGCCGCCAGCGCGGCCGGCGGCGACACCATCGTGGTGCGCGCGCTGGGCGAAACGGCCACTGCCCCCATCACCGTCAGCGCTTCGGTGCTGACGGTCACGGTGGTCAGCGGCCAGACCGTCTTCATCAACGCCTGCCACCCGGTCGCCGTGCATAGCGACACGGGTACGGCCGTGACCCTGAATACGTCGCGCGGCAACTTCTACAGCGATGCCGGCTGCACCTCGGCCCTGAGCGGCGCCTTGGCCCTGAGCGGCGGCAATGGCAGTGCCTTCCTCTCGGCCACCAGTCCGGGGCAGGCCACGCTCACCGTCACCAATACCGCCAGCGGCGCCACCGCGCAAAGCCCGGTGGAGTTCGTGGCGCCGCTGTCAGGTGTGGATACCATCAATGTGCAAGCCGACCCGGCGGTGGTGGCGGCCAATGCGCCGGGCAGCAGCTCGCAGCAGGTGGCGCTGCGCGCCGTGGTGCGCGACGGTGCGGTCTCGAACAATCTGGTGAAGGGTGCGCAAGTGGCCTTCTCCATTCTGGCCGACCCCAGTGGCGGCCAACTGACCCAGCCTTCGGTCGTTACCACCGGCAGCGACGGCGCGGCCACGGTCAGCTATGTGGCCGGCACCTCCACCACGGCGGTGGATGGGGTGCAGATCATGGCGCGCCTGATCGGTGGCTCGAACGCCAGCGCCATCGCCCGTTTGACGGTTGGCAGGCGCTCACTCTTCATCTCGGCCGGCACCGGCAATACCGTGCAGACCCCGGATGCGGCCACTTACCGCATGGATTATTCGGTCTTCGTCAGCGATGCCGCCGGCGCCGCCGTGCCGGGCGTGAACCTGACTGCTTCCATCAAACCGCGCTTCTACTACAAAGGCTTCCTCGCCTTCCAGGGTTCGGATGGCCCCTGGGCGCCGTCGCTGTATGTGCAGTGCGCCAACGAGGATAGCGACGGCAGCGGCATTTATTCCGTCGCCAAGGATATCAACGGCAATGGCCGCCTCGACCCAGGCATCCCGCTCACCATCACGGCCACTGCCGTCAGCGATGCGCGTGGTCAAGCTACCATTTCTCTTAGTTATCCGCGCGACCGGGTGTATTGGGTCGATGCGGACATGACCATCCGCGGCCAAGTCGCGGGTACGGAAGCACGCTATGTCGGATATGTGTCCCTGATTGGGCTGGCAACAGATTACAATAATAAGGATCTGATACCGCCGGGGCAGACCAGCCCATACGGCAAGGCCAACGTCTGCACTAATCCGAACTAG
- the pilQ gene encoding type IV pilus secretin PilQ: MTAIHTLARGLRRAGATLALLGAAALAPAPALAQAQAGNAIESITANQQGSNVIVKIALRNAPEKPPLGFAITNPSRIALDFGTTVNATGKTMQELNLGDLRSVTVVQVGERSRLVFNLKRSLNYATAVDGNNVILTIEGSGGVATAVDASGLPASAAQRQGTAAQAPPAAKPAATPIAAAPAASGKQMLRDLDFRRGSNGEGRVVVDLPNNQVAVDVRQTATGVVVDFLRTGLPETLRRRIDVTDFGTPVQRITAVPQGENVRVTVEAKGLWEQSVYQSDTQLVVDVKPIREDPNKLTQGTQGYRGEKLSFNFQNVEVRAALQAIADISGLNIITSDSVAGNLTLRLKEVPWDQALDVILQAKGLDMRKNGSVMWIAPKEELLTKEKLELEQRAQIADLEPLKSEIFQLNYQKAESFKTVFGLDGGADVRNRILSKRGSAIIEPRTNQLFVTDIASKIEDVRKLIQKTDIATRQVLIEARIVEASDSFTRNLGAKLGFVDLRTLRGGDSGWQIGNGNTRIGVGGNMSGIGEILGQTPRTDQGYTNSQFINLPAASINGQQAGSLAISLFSSAANRFLNLELSALEADGTGKIVSSPRVVTADKAVATIEQGLELPYQIATSSGATAIVFRKANLRLEVTPQITPDGNVVIDVDVNKDSVGQETRAGFAIDTKHVKTQVMVENGGTVVLGGIYQQIERNTVSKVPMLGDVPVLGFLFRNNSRTNDKTELLVFITPKIVAERLSAR; encoded by the coding sequence ATGACCGCCATCCACACCCTGGCGCGGGGACTGCGCCGCGCTGGCGCCACGCTGGCGCTGCTCGGCGCCGCGGCCCTGGCCCCTGCGCCCGCCCTGGCCCAGGCGCAAGCCGGCAATGCCATCGAATCGATCACGGCCAACCAGCAGGGGTCCAATGTGATCGTCAAGATCGCCCTGCGCAACGCGCCGGAAAAACCGCCGCTCGGCTTCGCCATCACCAATCCTTCCCGCATCGCGCTCGATTTCGGCACCACCGTGAATGCCACCGGCAAGACCATGCAGGAGCTGAACCTGGGCGATCTGCGCAGCGTCACCGTGGTGCAGGTGGGCGAGCGTTCGCGCCTGGTCTTCAATCTGAAGCGCAGCCTGAATTACGCCACCGCCGTCGACGGCAATAATGTGATCCTCACCATCGAAGGCTCGGGCGGCGTGGCGACGGCGGTCGACGCTAGCGGCCTGCCGGCCAGCGCCGCCCAGCGCCAGGGCACGGCCGCGCAGGCGCCGCCCGCAGCCAAGCCGGCCGCCACGCCAATCGCGGCAGCGCCTGCGGCGAGCGGCAAGCAGATGCTGCGCGACCTGGATTTCCGGCGCGGCAGCAATGGCGAGGGCAGGGTGGTGGTCGACCTGCCCAATAACCAGGTGGCGGTCGACGTGCGCCAGACCGCGACCGGGGTGGTGGTCGACTTCCTGCGCACCGGCCTGCCGGAAACCCTGCGCCGCCGCATTGACGTGACCGATTTCGGCACGCCGGTGCAGCGCATTACCGCCGTACCGCAGGGCGAGAATGTGCGCGTCACCGTCGAAGCAAAGGGCTTGTGGGAACAGAGCGTGTACCAGAGCGATACCCAGCTGGTGGTGGACGTGAAGCCGATCCGCGAAGACCCGAACAAGCTGACCCAGGGTACCCAGGGCTATCGCGGCGAGAAGCTGTCCTTCAATTTCCAGAATGTCGAGGTGCGCGCCGCCTTGCAGGCGATTGCCGATATCTCGGGCCTGAACATCATCACCAGCGACAGCGTGGCCGGCAACCTGACCCTGCGCCTGAAGGAAGTGCCCTGGGACCAGGCGCTCGATGTGATCCTGCAGGCCAAGGGGCTGGACATGCGCAAGAATGGCTCCGTGATGTGGATCGCGCCCAAGGAGGAATTGCTGACCAAGGAAAAGCTGGAGCTGGAACAGCGCGCCCAGATCGCCGACCTGGAACCGCTCAAGTCCGAAATCTTCCAGCTCAACTACCAGAAGGCCGAATCCTTCAAGACCGTCTTCGGTCTGGATGGCGGCGCCGATGTGCGCAACCGCATCCTGTCCAAGCGCGGCAGCGCCATCATCGAGCCGCGCACCAACCAGCTCTTCGTCACCGACATCGCCTCTAAGATCGAGGATGTTCGCAAGCTGATCCAGAAAACCGATATTGCCACGCGCCAGGTGCTGATCGAGGCGCGCATCGTCGAAGCCAGCGATTCCTTCACCCGCAACCTGGGCGCCAAGCTCGGTTTCGTCGACCTGCGCACCTTGCGCGGCGGCGACTCCGGCTGGCAGATCGGCAATGGCAATACCCGCATCGGCGTCGGCGGCAATATGTCGGGCATCGGCGAAATCCTGGGCCAGACGCCGCGCACCGACCAGGGCTACACCAACAGCCAGTTCATCAACCTGCCGGCCGCCTCCATCAACGGCCAGCAGGCCGGCAGCCTGGCCATCAGCCTGTTCTCCTCAGCCGCCAACCGCTTCCTCAACCTGGAACTGTCGGCGCTGGAGGCCGACGGCACCGGCAAGATCGTTTCCAGCCCGCGCGTGGTCACGGCCGACAAGGCCGTCGCCACCATCGAGCAGGGGCTGGAACTGCCTTATCAGATCGCCACCAGCAGCGGCGCCACCGCCATCGTCTTCCGCAAGGCCAATCTGCGCCTGGAAGTGACGCCGCAGATCACGCCGGACGGCAATGTGGTGATCGACGTCGACGTGAACAAGGATAGTGTGGGCCAGGAGACGCGGGCCGGCTTCGCCATCGATACCAAGCACGTGAAGACCCAGGTCATGGTGGAAAACGGCGGCACCGTGGTGCTGGGCGGGATCTACCAGCAGATCGAGCGCAACACGGTCAGCAAGGTGCCCATGCTGGGCGACGTGCCGGTGCTGGGTTTCCTGTTCCGCAACAATAGCCGTACCAATGACAAGACCGAGCTGCTGGTCTTCATCACGCCCAAGATTGTGGCCGAGAGGTTGTCGGCACGTTAG
- a CDS encoding pilus assembly protein PilP: MNARAACLALLLPLLSACGDSDEQEVRQWMKEIDAQTKVAVPPLAAPKTFIPFAYASTEAPDPFSPAKLLTELAKSRSGGGIQPDTQRRKEFLESFPLDTMKMVGILQKDRATYALLQIDRTIHHVQTGQHLGQNFGLVTGITEEAVNVKEIVQDAAGDWVERTSKLELQEKESKP, translated from the coding sequence ATGAACGCGCGCGCCGCCTGCCTGGCCTTGCTGCTGCCGCTGCTGAGCGCCTGCGGTGACAGCGACGAGCAGGAAGTGCGGCAGTGGATGAAGGAAATCGACGCCCAGACCAAGGTGGCGGTACCGCCCCTGGCCGCGCCCAAGACCTTCATCCCCTTCGCCTATGCCTCGACCGAGGCGCCCGATCCCTTCAGCCCCGCCAAGCTGCTGACCGAACTGGCCAAGAGCCGTTCCGGCGGCGGCATCCAGCCCGATACGCAGCGGCGCAAGGAGTTCCTGGAGAGCTTCCCGCTCGATACCATGAAGATGGTGGGCATCCTGCAGAAAGACCGCGCCACGTATGCGCTGCTGCAGATCGACCGCACTATCCATCACGTGCAGACCGGGCAGCATCTGGGCCAGAACTTCGGCCTGGTCACCGGCATCACGGAAGAGGCGGTGAATGTGAAGGAAATCGTACAGGATGCGGCCGGCGACTGGGTCGAACGCACGTCGAAGCTGGAGTTGCAGGAGAAGGAGAGCAAGCCATGA